The genomic segment ACTATCATCTTATGAAGTTAAGATGATTAGTTACGCTGCATGTGTTTgcttatttacagtatgcatccagcagacacagaacatcatcagcattcatttgttttgtgtttctggctATCTGATGAATAttactcccctctctctccttttatctCTGGTCTAATCTCAgctaactcctgagggaaatatgtaGCTCTTTAGCCACTAAATGCTTCACTAAATTTACCAGCTAGTGCcaacctctgtctgtctgccgtttggtaATGGACTGGCAGTGTACAATAGgtttagagcttttttgctggaaacagcagcctgctgcGTCTGAAAACAAGGTTGATGTGAAATGTCAGCGAGAACttaaacagtaaagttgtgggtcAGAGAACCAAatgaatgagctgaaagatgctaaaaaaaaaaattctgtagagctgaggggagctgcagagtcaggtggTGGTTGAATGTGGGTTTGTCACAATGAGCGCCCCCTGTCACAattcatatacagtagttatTTCATCCACTGTTGATGCAAAAATATTGGCTAGTGCAGTTTAAAAACATAGATATGGCATAAGGAAtgaatattaaacaaaatgtattggATCCAAACGaataattttagttttataCAAAAAGTGCAATTTAgaagtgaaaaatatattttccagtTAGCTGGCAACTGGCAGTAACTTGTGAAAAAGTGTTGTCAGATTAGAATCAATGCCAATATTTTGCCCAATATATGtacaatgaaaaatgtgtttaactaGGCATCAGTGACAGCATCTTGCAGCGGAAGCTATTAAGGATTCACCGggtttacaaaaatattcacaaaaagaTACCGTACCAAGAAAAATATTGCATGTTGAAAAATTTGTGCTCCTGTCCTTAAGTAATTCCAGACTTTAGGAAACATTGTAGTATTAAGTAATAAATCTtgacacaaacaaattaaattgttttttagaCAACTGTAACTGACACATGGTGGTATtgcaatgaaattaaaaatatcagcaGAAACACCATGGAAATGATGGGTGATCGGacatcattgtaaatttaaataatacacATCTATAAATGTAATGAGGACACACAAAGCCACAGTAATCTTTGAAATCCTTGATGGTTGAGTGGATCCAAAACCTAAGCACagatttgaaattttattttatttctgagcTGTTCCAGGTAATAAAAGGTGTCATGTTGATTTGAATTAGGGCTTATTGTGAAAGggtgaacagttttttttgttttttttttaactggatgTCTTGGAGTGAAATCTGCAGCTGTACCGCAGCAGCTACAGTACAGTGAGATGGTAAGATTTCTGTAGCACTATGCCCTAACATAAACTGACTTAATACTCTTGCATTTGAAGGAGAATGATGTTTTGATCTGTTATCAAAGTGTTTTGTGTTGGACTCTGCTGTTGGATACTACTCaaagtcattattattatagtcaTTTACCTGTCATATTGGGTTGCCTCCCCTGTACAAGGTTGGCGAGCTTGTCACTCACTCCTTTGTGCAGAGCCCCTGGTATCTggagcaaagagaaaaatgtcttgGTGGCAAATCATTTAATGGCAGAAAATAGTTTGTTGATTAAATTGCACTGTAAAAATTGGCAGTTTTTTCTATTCAAGTTCCCATTTATCCTTTTCACTGAAGCCCTTACACAAATGTTTGTGACAGGAATTTCTAAACTATATTTTGCAACtgaattttgattaatttgtttaCGCAACAATGAGTTACAGCACCACTGAATGTcaaagctaaaaacaaacacttctAAGTCAGTCTTAAACAAATATGGCAAATCTGGGGCTAACCTTTTGATAACAAATTGTCAGGGCCAGACTCTGTTTTGGAGTTTGAGGAAGAGATCGAGATGTTAGGTTAAGccttaaaaacataaatttaattaGAAGTAACACACTCATTTTGGTCTTTATCtacttaaaggggaactccatcGATCTTATACATACAGGTCAGTTTACATGCCATTGCAGTACTACTCAGCTTGTGAGGATATTTGTGTAATGTCTTGCCTGAAAGAGCTCTGGCAagtctgtaaaaaataaacttgatgtCATGATGATGTCAGCAGGGTTCTCTCAGCTTGAGCTCGAGTgatacaaatttattaaaagaaaaccatGATATACACTTGGGTtgtggagtttgaaaaagtgaatttttacAGGCAGGGAGgatttagtgaaaaaaaaatgctattcgttgcattattggaaatgtaggataaaatgtttttagagcTTGACCAATAATAGGGACTAAAAGTTAGAAAATTCAGTTTTGAtcacttttaaaaatctttcactTGTGAATCCCCCAGCTTTATgaaagtgcaatactaaatggCTGGTAAATCAAGGTAAAGATCAAGGAGGATAGGAGAAATACAGTGTATTCTGACAGTGTCCCCTTACCTTGAAGATTTCTTTTATGTTGCTGAGCATGAAGACCACAATCAggtcctctttctcctttgaAAGAGCCTTACTAGAGACGACTGCTCTGGAGAAAGACCTCTTCACTGCTAATCTGTTTTCCATCTAAAGGTTCAACGGCACATCTTAAATGTCAAATTACAGAAAAGACGACGGGCAGAAGTTTTCATGCTGCTTCTCAATAGCCTGCATCACATTGATGACTTTCAATGTCCACAAATTCttccttttgacattttaaaaatgcattatccAATATAAGATTTAATCACCAGCTCTAACCTCTTTATCCAGTTTTATCCCTTGTGGATCAGCTGCCAGAGACATGAATGTAAGCAGTCTGTACAGCTCATCTCTGCAGCTGGGTGGCAGCAACTTCAAGCACAGCTGTAGAGCCTCAAGAGCCTTGTCTAACTTGGCATTCACTGGGAAGGCATGAGAGACAAAAATATAAGTGATGTTGATGTTATTAAAATTGTACCTGGTGTAGAGAATCAGGCTTTGTCACTAGTCCTGGTTCACTTACAATTGACAATACGAATCTAATTATGTTGCAAAATCAGCTTTTGTTGTGACAAACCACAGTGTCTGAGGCACAATCCTAGTCCTCACCCAGCAGGTCAGTGATGGCTGTATAGATGTCAGCCATGTGCTGTGGCAGCAGTGGAGGTTTGTCTTTGTGGCTGTAGTGTTTCACCAGGGTCCTATACACCAGCAGCTTACACTGGGTCAACCCACTTTGGAATAGATGAGGCTCATCACTTTTGAAGCCTGGTATGGACAAAGAAATCAGAGACTGCACTAcagtcagaaataaaataatatacatttatattgtgCATATCAGTTAAGGCcaattaaaatacacacagctgtgtctattgcatgaaaaaaaaaaaacaatccatggaagctgaataaacaaaaaaaaaaaaaaaaaaaaaaaaaaacagtcacacaaaatcaaatcatGACAAAAGCTCAAACAGGGTTGACTGATCCCCCACACTGACACCCATCCAAGCATTTGCCTTCATCTTTGATGCTGCTACCAGCTGGGACTTGGTCACAGCTCTCCTGGTCTTGAGGGAAACAGTGAGGCAGCTCCCTGCTCAGCTCCACAACTGGCTGGTCAGAGAGGAAGTCCAGGCAGGCCAGAGCTGCACAAAGCCATTCATCCTCCCTGAGATATAAAGAGGAATACCAGAACATATACAAGGAAAAAGTTTattagattaaaataaaaacactatatattgctgtaaaattattaataaaaggATTTCCACCAGGTGTTGGTCAGACAGACATTTAGTTAGTTAGAAATTTCAGGAAGTATGCAAATTCACTGTCATGCTGAGAGTAAGATTAGGAGACCAAGGTATACTTCTTTAATCTGACAAGATAAAATTTGCATATATAGCAACCACCTAAGGAGGCAGCTACAGAaggacataaaataaaaatgtgcagtcACAAAATAGCATATTATTTTCAAAGCCAAACATACTGTGTCTCCCTGAAGGCCTTGAGGATCTTTCTGTCCAGCTGGTTGCTGTTGTAGATCAGGTGTGGGTTGCGGTGAGCCAGCAGGTGTGATGGAAGAGGAGACGATGCAGTCTGGCTGCACTGAAGTACCCCTTCCAGTAGGGGGAGCTCCACCAGGTTTAGCAGCCTGATCAGAGTCTGTTCCTGCCACACCTCATCAACCACTGGAGTGGAGCaagacaaaaaattacaaaaaacatattgtgCAATTTTATAATCTCTAAtccaggggaaaaaatgtagctatgttatttatgtttatgttattttatgtttttctgtgtctgttgtcaaACAATGGaataagtatgaaatagtgaccgTAATGCGTTCCACtgagactacatgttaaccagcagtcagttccaagccatttccaagctgcttctctgcactgc from the Xiphias gladius isolate SHS-SW01 ecotype Sanya breed wild chromosome 8, ASM1685928v1, whole genome shotgun sequence genome contains:
- the LOC120792713 gene encoding DEP domain-containing protein 7-like isoform X5 — encoded protein: MVPACLPFFLSTREVFAFLFFHHLVSMASIKERAAALNLAEKLRVRPQARGVASKPVQSSTLWSGLISHLRSCVTVKRRRVHLKSHSDCFLGSEAVDVATDYINHVKGVEGVRVSRDEVVCVCQALLDCNVFEAVGTKVFGKDKKQDAFQDSKSALYRFVNVHMPSVDELERCVLVNGIQKLFCSAHSDRQEEQTFSTASHVHMSNPVKFTQISTKANIQLDTHVTAGLSLEAVVDNLHLSPSRVHTDSVLPQSLVDEVWQEQTLIRLLNLVELPLLEGVLQCSQTASSPLPSHLLAHRNPHLIYNSNQLDRKILKAFRETQFWYSSLYLREDEWLCAALACLDFLSDQPVVELSRELPHCFPQDQESCDQVPAGSSIKDEGFKSDEPHLFQSGLTQCKLLVYRTLVKHYSHKDKPPLLPQHMADIYTAITDLLVNAKLDKALEALQLCLKLLPPSCRDELYRLLTFMSLAADPQGIKLDKEMENRLAVKRSFSRAVVSSKALSKEKEDLIVVFMLSNIKEIFKIPGALHKGVSDKLANLVQGRQPNMTGFQQELH
- the LOC120792713 gene encoding DEP domain-containing protein 7-like isoform X4, with protein sequence MVPACLPFFLSTREVFAFLFFHHLVSMASIKERAAALNLAEKLRVRPQARGVASKPVQSSTLWSGLISHLRSCVTVKRRRVHLKSHSDCFLGSEAVDVATDYINHVKGVEGVRVSRDEVVCVCQALLDCNVFEAVGTKVFGKDKKQDAFQDSKSALYRQEEQTFSTASHVHMSNPVKFTQISTKANIQLDTHVTAGLSLEAVVDNLHLSPSRVHTDSVLPQSLVDEVWQEQTLIRLLNLVELPLLEGVLQCSQTASSPLPSHLLAHRNPHLIYNSNQLDRKILKAFRETQFWYSSLYLREDEWLCAALACLDFLSDQPVVELSRELPHCFPQDQESCDQVPAGSSIKDEGFKSDEPHLFQSGLTQCKLLVYRTLVKHYSHKDKPPLLPQHMADIYTAITDLLVNAKLDKALEALQLCLKLLPPSCRDELYRLLTFMSLAADPQGIKLDKEMENRLAVKRSFSRAVVSSKALSKEKEDLIVVFMLSNIKEIFKIPGALHKGVSDKLANLVQGRQPNMTDSMLCQQVSSRSYTDSTKRTTNRELWTLLNSIHMDTKISAKERKRLLGQFYQAHPEIFNQYFGDSAVSVL